The Mucilaginibacter rubeus genomic interval TTAGGTGAATGGTTTCATTTTCGTTAACAAAGCAATACCTGTTCCAGGCAGATTAATAAAACATCCCGCTAAAAGGATTTTTGAATTAAATTTGTTGGCAAAAACCTATCACACTAAGAAATTGGATCATTTAGACTCAGTGAAAATAAAATTCACAATCAGTCAGGAAACAAATCTTGATCCTCAAAACCTGAAGGAAACTATTGTTGAGGTATTAACTAACTCAGGTTATAAAGTTATTAGGGTTACCGATTCAATGATCATGTTTGATGATACCGGGGATAATAGATGGAGTCTCAGAGGAGAAAAAGGATTTAAAATGATGCAAGAAGGCCAGTTTGAAATTTTGACATCAGAAAAAGGAGCAACAATTCAACTGACCTATTACTTTGATGTATTTTTTGAAATTATATTGTTATCAATCTGCTTATTAGGAGCCATTTTCGGAGCACTACCTGCACTCATTGTAGGCTTTACCCTCTTGATTCAATTCCTGTTAAAAATCAATATAATAAAAGGTGTTGTTAACGAGATGCTTTTAGATATCCTTTGTTAATATTGCAGTAAGAACAGACTTACGAAGTTTTAAAAACTTCGTAAGTCTGTTAGCATTTAGAGATCATTCAACAGATAATCAAACGTAAACTTTGGCTCATAGCCAAAATACCGTTTGGCCTTTTCGCTTACATAAACCCTGTCTATACTTTTCGGGAACTCCCAGCCTTTTGCTTTATAAATAGCTTCAGCATCCGGATAGTGTTTTTTTATTACTTCGGCAGGGTTTTGCTTGAGCTGAACCAGTTCATCTTTTTTAAAAGGCGAACTGCTGGTGATATTAAAGATCTCAAATTCCGGAAAAGTTTTCTCCAGGGCTAATCGTAATCCTTCGGCACCGTCACGTTCATCGAGCCCGCGGTAAAGGCGATGATTTAGTTTAAGATTATCAGCCTCTGGCAGGAAACGACCAACCCGGTAAACTGATGTTTGCAATCCTTCGCTATAAAAAAAATCTTTACAAAGCTGTTCGGCAGTTTGTTTGGTGATATCATAGATATCGCGGGGTTTAATCATTAACTCTTCATCAACCCAAACAGCCCGACTGTCATCAACCATCGCATCGCCATAAATAGATGTTGTACTGGTATACAATAACTTCGACACCCCATTGGCTATACATGCATTGAGCAAATTAAGCGTGCCATAAATATTTACATCGATAAATGCCTCGCGGGGATAGTTCAATTCATAGTGCTTACCATGGAAGGCTGCAGTATGAATAATTGCATCGATATTTTTGGTGACGGCTAAAACGGCCTCTTTATTCAGGATATCGATCTGCTCATCAGTGGTTTCGGCGGAAATCACATCAATACCGGTAACATCATGCCCATGCAAGCGTAAATGTTTAACCGTAACTGCCCCTAACCTACCCGATGAACCTGTAACTAAAACACGCATATTAATGACCCGGAGCTATAGCCAGTATTCGTGACCACTCTGGGTGACGTTTAAGATATGATGCAACGTAAACACAAAGAGGAACTAGCTTCAGGTTATGTTCTTCGATATAGTTGAATGCTTTTTCGACTATAGCCGACGCCACACCTTTACCTTCCAGTTCAACCGGTACTTCGGTATGGATCAGGTAAATTTTATCGTCCTTTTGCTTGTAATCGATAAAAGCGCGGCGGCCTTCGACATGCAGTTCAAAATTATGGATGGCCTCATTATTTACCAGGGGAATTTCTTCGTATTTCATAGCTGTATTTATTACGGGGTTAACAAATGTATAAAATGTTACCCCCGTTTAATGTAAATTACTTTTTAATTCCCCACACCGAGACCGTTCCCGCTTTAACTTTAAACTCGGCCCAGCCATCAGCAGTAATAATTACTTCTTCACCATCGTGCTTGTTCAGATAATCAACAAATACTTTGCCCGCGTGCCCAGCCCCAATTTCCATTTCTTTGTAGCCATCCTCGCTGTTTGATAGTACAACTGCACATCCCGAGTCTTCATGGTCTGTATCGCCCTCGCGTGTCCAGCCTATACAATTAGGGTGGTCAAAA includes:
- a CDS encoding GNAT family N-acetyltransferase, coding for MKYEEIPLVNNEAIHNFELHVEGRRAFIDYKQKDDKIYLIHTEVPVELEGKGVASAIVEKAFNYIEEHNLKLVPLCVYVASYLKRHPEWSRILAIAPGH
- a CDS encoding NAD-dependent epimerase/dehydratase family protein, whose product is MRVLVTGSSGRLGAVTVKHLRLHGHDVTGIDVISAETTDEQIDILNKEAVLAVTKNIDAIIHTAAFHGKHYELNYPREAFIDVNIYGTLNLLNACIANGVSKLLYTSTTSIYGDAMVDDSRAVWVDEELMIKPRDIYDITKQTAEQLCKDFFYSEGLQTSVYRVGRFLPEADNLKLNHRLYRGLDERDGAEGLRLALEKTFPEFEIFNITSSSPFKKDELVQLKQNPAEVIKKHYPDAEAIYKAKGWEFPKSIDRVYVSEKAKRYFGYEPKFTFDYLLNDL